CAGGTACTATAGATGAGATTTTGCTTTGCTTTTCTTCTTGTGGGTCCCACAAAGGAAAACTTGCACAATTTACTTATCATTTTGTTGCACCTTTCCGttcccctcttcttcttcttttctcattcttctttttctcattcttcttcttgattttgctattgtgatttatttattaaaattatGGTGTCTCCTGCAAATAAAATATAGAAATATTAATATGTAAAATTAAATAACAACttaatttatatatgtatttttgtctTATCAaggggatcagaaattgttcaggctagccaaggcgagggagagaaaggcacgtgatgtggaacaagtgaagtgcatcaaggacgagcatggcaaagtattggtagaggagactctcattagacggagatggcagtcatacttccacaaactcttgaatgatgaaggggacagagacattgtgttgggagatttagaacattcaggaaggcgtcacgattttgggtattgcaggagtattgaggttgaggaggttaagggtgttgttcgtaggatgtgCAGGGGAaaagcgaccggacctgacgagatcatggagaattttggaagagcgcgggcctggcaggtttggagtggctgactaagttgtttaatgtcatctttaagacggcaatgatgcccgaagaatggaggtcgagtgtaatgatccctctgtACAAGAACAaaggagatatccagagttgcaacaactatagaggtatcaagctgctaagtcataCTAtaaaagtgtgggaaagggtggtggagatgagagtgaggagaggcgtgtctatttcagagaaccagttcggattcatgtcgggacgttcaactacagaagtcatccatcttgtgaggagactggtggagcagtatagggagaggaagagggacttacacatggtattcatcgacctagataAGGCTTACGaaaaagttccaagagagatcctatggagatgtttggaggctaaaggtgtacatGTGGCGTACATCAGGGtaatcaaggacatgtatgagggagccaaaaccagggtaaggacggtaggaggagactcagagcactttccagttgtgatggggttgcatcaaggatcagctttTAGTcagtttttatttgccttggtaaTGGATGGATTggcgcggcaaattcaaggtgaggtgcgatggtgtatgcttttcgcgaatgacatagtcctgatcgacgagactcgtagcggaatTAACGGTAAGCTGGaaggttggagacatactctggaatctaaagggtttaagctgagtaggaccaagacagagtacttagagtgcaagttcagtgaagtACCTCAAAAGGCTGGcttggaagtaaggcttggtacccaggccatccagaagaaaagtagtttcaagtatcttgggtctattatgcaaggcagcggggagattgacgatgatgtcagacatcgtattggggcaaggtggatgaaatggaggcttgcttccggagtgctatgtgacaagaaggtgccaccacaacttaagggcaagttctacaaagtggtggttagaccgactatgttgtatggggcggagtgttggccagttaagatctctcatgttcaaaagatgaaagttgccaagatgagaatgttaagatggatgtgtggccacaccaggagtgacaagattaagaatgaggatattcggaACAAGGTGGGaatggcctcggtggaagacaagatgcgggaagcgagattgagatggtttgggcatgtgaagaggagagacacagatgccccagtgcggaggtgtgagaggttggccatggatggtttcagacgaggtaggggtaggccgaagaagtattggggagaggtaattagacacgacatggcgcagttacagcttaccgaggatatgaccttagataggagggtttggaggacccggATTCGGGTAGAagactagtagatagtctcgttatccttccttattagtagtcgcattattgcagtataatttcttgtctctgatttatgctattatctgttatttctggtgctttgattatcctattttatctgtttcgctttcgttatttgcatttccatatcgctttgaatctcttagccttatctgacctctttttatgccttttattgagccgaggtctttcggaaacagttgtcctaccttggtaggagtaaggtctgcgtacactctaccctccccacaccccacgttgtgggatttcactgagttgttgttgttattgttgatgttagTTTCTTTAAAAGGACAAAATAATAGAGAAAgtaacaaaaaagaagaagataaactaaccataaaaaagaaaaagaaaacaaaaaggaaaggaaataaaagaaaaaaggataaaaggagaacagaaaaaaaaaaatcaaaagaaatggAAGCGGAGACTGCCTCAATCAATTCAAAAGGAAATTGAATAATTCAAATTTCCACGCCGCAATTCAAGGCGATGGCCGCCGCAATTCACGAGTAATAATGGGAGCAAGTTAGAATAAATAGCTTATCTTTAATGGGTATTTTGAGTTGTTTTCCCAAGTGCAAATGCGGGCTAAGCTGGAGCTCCAGAACTTGGCCCATACTCAGTTCCAATGAGCCTATACCGGAACTAGCTAGTCTTCGAGCTGCCAACTTGAAGGAAGTAATTTGCACGCTTTTTTAATTTTTGCAACTTTTCTATGCATGAGAAAAAAGTACATACTACTTACTACTAATAAAACTTAAGCGTGACTGAATTTTTCGCAATGGAATTCCACACATTCATCTACCTAATCATGATTCTTTTGGTTTATGGCCAAAGAGGTGCTCCACTTTGAACATTTTCAAATCCCATTTAGCCACCATTCACACGAACTTTCTGGCACCTCTTCTATTTCCATTTTCCAATAAGGTTTTagctatttttcttttcttttgtgccCGACTGCCCGTCTAGGAGGTTTGAATCATAGACAGAAGAATCACTATAAATTCTTCCTATTACCCACTATAATGTGAAATCATGAGTCTCTATCTTTTTCAAGACTTCACCCACCAAAAGAATTAATTTCACGCCGTCTTTATGCTATAAAAAGAAAATGATTGTAAACAATTTCTTCTCAATCTCTCTTCACTTAATACCAACAAATTTCACTTGGGTTTTCCAATTCCATGAAGATCCTTTATTTCTTCATTATCTTTCCAATTCTGAACAATATCAATTGCCAATTACTACCACCTTTACCAGCACTGAATTTAACCTTCTTAGACCAAACTCTAGCTCTGATTTTCCCAATAATACAAAATTTCAAGAACGCAATCACTCTTGATCCTTTAGGTGTCACTATATCTTGGACAGGCCCTGATATTTGCAATTACAAAGGCTTTTACTGTGATAATCCACCACATAATTCCTCAGCAATTTCTCTTGCTGCCATAGATTTCAATGGATTTCAACTAAGTGCTCCAACTTTAGACGGTTTCATTGATCAACTTCCTGATTTAGCCATATTTCATGCCAATAGCAACAATTTTTCAGGCATAATTTCATCGAAAATTTCTCAACTCCCATATCTGTACGAGCTCGATCTCAGTAACAACCAATTCATGGGTACATTCCCTATGTCAATTCTCAATATCGAGACTCTTACTTTCTTGGATATTCGTTATAATCTCTTCACCGGGATAATCCCAGCTCAAATTTTTCTACAAAGTCTTGATGCACTTTTTCTTAACAACAATAATTTCATACAAAAACTTCCAGACAACCTTGGATCCACCACTGCTTTTTATTTAACCTTAGCCAACAACAAATTCGACGGTCCAATCCCACGTAGCATTGGACAGGCTCCGAAATTGTTGGAAATTTTGTTATTGAACAACTTGCTCAGTGGTTGCATTCCTTATGAATTAGGTCTCTTGAAAAAAGCAATTGTGATTGATGTTGGATTTAACAAGTTAACTGGTCCATTGCCATGTTCTTTAGGGTGTCTGGAAAGTGTGGAGCAGTTGAATTTTGCTGGAAATTTGCTTTCTGGAATGGTACCAGAAGTGGTCTGTTCACTAAAAAATTTAGTGAATTTTACTTTGTCATCTAATTACTTCACAGAAGTAGGGCCATTATGTAGGGGGTTGATCAAGAATGGAGTTCTTAATGTTGAGAAAAATTGTATTTTTGGTCTTCCTAATCAGAGATCATTTGCGGAGTGTGCTGTATTTAGGAGGCAAATTAAATTGTGTCCATTACAGAAGAGTTTAAGTATAATACCATGTAATATTTCGGAATTTAGTCCCCATAGACCACCTAGAGCAGAAAGACATTTGATTTCATACTCTGCTTTATCAAAACATAAAAAGTTGTATTAATGAATCCTTTGTTTTAGAGCcttttttatattttcattttgtttGGAAACTCAATATGGATATCTCTTTTGAAATTTCAACAATGAAAATGATACGGTGGAGCAACGTAGCAACGGTTGTTTTTTCTTTGGTTTGTTCATCTGATATTTAAAATTTATTGATATAACTAATTCGAATTTGCTCCGTATAGAGTCTATTTGAAGGGGAAATGCTTTCTATAAGAAGTTCTACATTTTCATAGCTCGAATTTGAGATCTCTGATTAAAGGTAAAGAAATTGCATCCATCCATAACCTCTTTTATTAGATTAATATAGATAATTTAACTGTACTAGATAATAAGTTAATGAACCTCGTGCTTCTTTAGATTTGAGTAAATGACTAGTTGCATTATTTTAGCATGCCATCGAAAGTAAAATAATTGTGTAAGGAGCAGCTTGGTGTGCTAAACTTTCACTGTGTACGGGATCCGGGAAAGGGCAAGATCATAATGGTAAAATAAATTGTATCAACTACTAAATTGATCTCAAACAATTGCATTTTCTATTTATAGGAGAGGTTCTTATTGGAAATGCATCTAAAGTAGAAGTTAAAACTAGTTTTAGAGGGTCCATACCTTCGAAACTTCATATTTTGACTTTTCGCAAAAGATAAAAAAGAAATCGTTGCTTTCTCAAGTCTCTACAAACTAAGAACATTTGTGAATATTTACCAAAATATTTTGAGAAGTAAAgtgtttttttaattttgttattAAACACTTATTTCTCAAAAGCACTGCGCACTCCAAATGAGCCTCTATTACATCTAGAGTCCACAACTTAAATGATCCCAAAAGTGGATTTTGATCCAAaataatccaaaaaaaaaaaaaaacgttacaAAAGTATCCTTTGCGCACAAATTAGCGCGGAATAAGAGTTAACTGTGACTGCCTGACGGCCACGGTTAactcctattgcgcactaatttgaTATGCAATAGGGGTTACCATTTGATGTTTTATCATTGTGACAGATAGATCCTATACGTTTGTAGCGggtagaaaaagaagaaaaaggaggaAAAGCAAACTTCGAAAATGTCAACCTCATTTCCATAGACTATATATGTGTTTATAATTGCTCTAATATTATAAGTCAAAAGATTAAAGAATACatgaaatgaaaaaagaaaattattCCTAGATAATAATGTCATTCTTtggttttcctcttttttttttttattttcctacCCACGACAAATGTATAGGATCTGTCTGTCACAATGATAAAACATTAAATGATaacccctattgcgcactaattagAGTTAGCGGTGGCCGTCACAATTAACTCCTATTGTGCACTAATTTTGTGcgcaaaaagtacttttgtaactttttattttttaggtTATTTTGGATCAAAATCTAACTTGTGggatcatttaagttgcggactcattACATCTAGTTTTATTTGTGCACATAGTAGTTGGACTTCATTCCAAGCCACACAAAGTAGGCGGCAATATTATGCAAAGTTCCTTTATTACTAAAGAAAAAGTTGCATGCATTATGTGAGCAGATTTTTGAAAGATTTttagaaaatgaaaaagaaaaaagtttcTTTGGAGCTTTAATTAGTATTTGGTGTAATTACAAAAGAACACGACTCTAGTCTAGTCTCTATTGTGTAGGTGTTTAGATGTTTGGCCTATCTTTAAGTTGTTAACGGGCTGGTAAATGACAACTGCTCCCACTGTGTGATTGCATTTGCATGTCTAAAATTACACGAAACGCTTTCCTTTCGTTTGGTCCATAATTTTAATGTACTGTTTCAGAGGGGACAACCCAATAACAAAAATGTCATATCTTGAAATCAATCAATAGCTAAAGTATAACAACTTCAGATCACTACTGCTCAACTAGCCTTCCTTGCTCCCCTGTTTATCGTATCTCAAAATTGTAATAGTACTATGAAATGACATGGACCATTCAGCAAATGGTTAGGTGGGCCAACAAGTTAGGACTTTGAACTACAAATTATGAAAGACTCATGATAGGcccaataataaaaatgaagaagggGTCCAAATGTTCTCCGTGCAGATTCTACTGGTTGATGAATGTGGCAGTGTCCATTTAAGGGTCAGTCTTCAGTGCTTTTACCTCACCGACACGTTCATCGTCTTATAAAGACCGTTAAGTGTTAGGCTTTTGTCACGTGAGCCACGTGATCCGCCATAAAAGAAGAATCAGCCCGTGGGCCCATACCATGTACAACTGTAGGCCCGTTGTTATTTCTCACTGACGGTCCACGTGAATTCCGCTGACACTTTTCTCACGCACTTAATCAGGATCACTGGACTTGTGCCTTATCTTGTGTTCGTCTCTAATTTTTGCCATCATCATATCAAATACGAATCAATCTCACTTTACCCCCGCAAATTGAAAACGATACTTCCTTGCAACGGATTGAAAACGATACTCCCTTCACATATCAAATGAGTACGATAATCTCTTTATATAATATTTTTCGGTAAGAAATTTCTTTATTTGAATAAAAATCTTCTTTTCCTTACTTTTTGaaattaaaatacaaaaatatataacttTCATTACTATCTCCTTCACCTATTCCGTTGAAGATAATGTACTTCTCTTGTGATATAATTTTAGAACACAAAGAGCTCAcataattaataaattaataCTTTACGTAACAAAAATTCCTTCATCTtactacccaaaaaaaaaaaaatccttcatcTAAATATATTCATTAGAATTTCTTAAACTTCACATAATATTGACTAATTTTGcatattttcttgaattttctatatAATTATTCTTTCTCTGTTGCAGAAATCTTAGCAACGATCTcaaaataattaatataaaactcTTAAATTATTGCAGAAGTAAAAAAGACTGAAACCAAAGTATTGTTTTGGATGAACATATTAGACTTCCTCTTTTAATAAAATGTCATGTTAAGTCCAAGAGACATAAAAAAATAGTGGTGGATCCAGAATTTTAAATAAGTAATTTTGTATTTTTAAAGGAGTGAGCAGTAAAAAATTTGACAAATGGATCATAAAGGTAAATTAAACTACCGTTAAAAgttataataataatatattaagACTGAAATTAATACAGTGGTCAGTGATATGTtatttttcgaaaaaaaaaaaaatagcgccAAAAATATTTCCTCTAAAAAATTATTCTAACTTTTTACTTCTATTTGTTGGTGATAGTTACTCAAATTTTTGAGTCAAGGGGGTTATTGTTCTCATTCAGTATGTAACCCTTAAATGTCAGGGAGGTAAAGTGGGATTGACTCAACAAATATATCTGTTCCGTTTAATGTGATACACTataatgatacatttttatatttagaaataatttaatttaatatttttttttattcttaatgaAATGATATACATGCCCGATTCCTCGAAAGAAGTTTTTACGGGATCCTTATCTATTAAGATTTTAACTTTACACATCTATAATTTATTTtagatcataaattttaaaagtgtTCGTTTCCTTTTTAAACTTCGTGCTTAGTCAAATAATATTACGTAAATTGAGACGCAAGATTCACATGTAAATTTAACGGAAATGGGCCAAATAtatccctcgttatactttgagttTAAATATGTCCTTGTTGTTGTACTATTATTCCAAATATACCATTTATCCGTTAAAGTTATTTGAGGTGAATATCCAATCCTACAGGAcactgacatttgatgaggtAGAAGTCATATAGCATGCCACCTCAGTATCCCCAACCCATTTTACCCCTCTTCTCTATTTATTTTTTCACTACTAaatttttctttcccttttacCATCATTGCCACCGTTATCACCACCACGACCATTTATATATCTAAATAGACCCTGATCACGCATGTGCAAACCCCCCATTAGAGTGCATACATACATCAAGAGTTCTAAGCCATCAAAGCAGCATAGTCGATTGATATGCAGTGTGGAATACTTAAACAATTGTTCAACCTTACCACGTGGACCATTTAACAAATCTTTCTGTTAATTTGTTTTCATAAGTAAATTAGATTATATGATCACAAAATATCGTCAATTTTATTCAACAGACTTCCTTTTATATCTTTAATCCCAAAATAAATGAAATAATAGTATCGCTCTCTGtataactgtttttttttttttttttttttttttctttctgtatTTACATGAGATTTTGCTCTTGAAAATTATAAAGATCATAGCTGGCAGCcaagaaaaacaaaataaagtTTGGTTTGGATTGGAAAAGTATCATAAGAAGGAACCTTTGTGTTTTTTTGTGTATAATTCTATTTCCCTTGATTCTTTGAACAAAAGGTTCGACTTTTCTGATTTAGACTCCTAGGAAGCACGACGTAAATCAATGTGTAAATCAACGTAAATCTCTATTTCACCAAATCTGCAAATTAGTGGTGGTGGAGAAAGAAGAAAATTTTAATAGTGAAACAACAAATAGAGAGAAGGTAAATTGGGTTAAGGGTGTTAAGGTGACATGTCAGGTGACATCCATATCATCAAATGTCAGTGTCACGTAGAATTAGATGTCCACATTGAATAATTTAACGAAGGAAGTATATCTGGACTCAAAATATAACGCATATATATTTAGACCCAAAATATAACGAgagatatatttgacccttttccgtttataTTTTGACATCATAATACGCCACAAATTACATTTTGCTAGCCATAAATTCAATAGCTAAAGGTAACAATAAAAAACTAACTCATTTAAAGAAGgtcaaagtcatagatggacccctgaacttgtcctgatttttcgtttagaccccttaactgaaacgttgactatctggaccctcgaacataagataaaatgtgtcatttgaacccctcgtgccagctgggcacacgcgtgtAGTCCACTTGCcgtgacatggaaaaatagaccagTGACATGGAATATCTgaccaataaaaataagccatgtcaacaaaaaaattaatttaagaaaaaataattttaaaatctatttaaataattttaaaaaatctgaGAAATCCAAttcatcctctccgatagcccacttcacagCCGCCGCTGCCTccgccgcttcaaaatctatttaagtAATTAAAAAAATGGTGCCTTTTTTTATCGGAaatttatttaaatagattttgaagcggcggcggtgaagtgggctatcggagaggatgggttggatttttcaatttttttttaattatgtaaatagattttaaaatagagtttttattaaaattaatttttaatgattaaaaatttttaaaaaggaaaaaatttaGTAACTCACGCTCTGTTTTAAGCAGTGCAGTTCACGCGTGTACCCAGCTAACACGAGGAGTTCAAATGACACATTTTTTCTTATGTTCGAGGGTTCAAATAGTCAACATTTCAATTAAAAGATTTAAATGAAAAATCAAGATAAATTCAGAGATCCATATATAACTTTAACCTTTAAAGaaccaaaattaaagaccagcaaggACAAACCGTGCAGTTTCTTCACTTATTTATCCACACGCGTTGCACAATCTGATTCGGGTTAGAGTAACGCTTGCTCGATGCGCGTGCgcaaattttgaaaattaaaaaataatttaaaactcaGTTTCAAATATATTCTGAAAAATTCAATCACCGACGCATCATCCTAAAGTTGAAAGACAAGTGTTGGCTCCTTGTTTGATTTCATAGCATAATTAAATTCAAAATTAGATTTTTGGATACTGTTTCTTTCAAATTAACTTTAAAAACTCGTGTTtagctagcgtttggccataaatttaaaacaaaaaattgaaaagtttgattttggtgaaatttTTCAGGTTTTAACAATGTGTTTGatcataattttttaaaatatatttcacttttttttagAAAAACATTAAATATTACTTATATCATAAATTCTAAAAATTATTCAGAATATCCAATCTTACAAAACATATATGCTAACTCAAATTATACCGAACAAGTTATTTTGATAATAATTACTAATAACACACTTACTAACTATTACAATACAAAGATTCATAAGTGCAAGAAAAAACAACAGTAGTAATTAGTTATTTTTTAACATAATCTTCTAATGGAAGAAGATGATAGATAAAATTAATAGCTTCATAAATAGATGGAAttcttttataaaatacaaaagtttGGATAGTTCTTAAATTTTTGAAAAGATCAAAACATAAATCTTGACCCCCAAAAACAGATTAGAGCCAAAATTTGAGAATTTGAAATCTATGGCCGGGAGCTTAATGTTCGTTTGATATTTCTAAAGAAATCTGAAAGTTTTTGTTTTCCATTTGATTTGACTTCTGATACGAATTAAAATTATTACTCCCCCATTTAGTCCAAATTGAGAGGAAATTTGCTTCCGCATTTTCAATATTAAGGAGCAATCCTTAAATTAAGTATGCAATCAGAACTAAATCCCTTGTTTAGGATCAGAAAAATGAAACATTTGTCAGATGCTATccaaatgatcaaatatgtacgaattggaaaaaaaaaatcttaaaataaaAGGTGAAGATCAGTTGCACATGAACTCCAAAAGTATAGATCACATGAAATTAAAAACACGGACACGTTGAGGCAATCTATTAGGTAGCTAAAAGACGAAAAGAAATTAAGTTGTGACATTCACTAGAGAGAGGATTTTTAGCAAATCTTTGAAGTTTCCTAAAGCTAAGATTGTTTTCTTTGTCAAACTCTGTTGAAATACTTGAAAAAATCTTGCAAAATGCTACCCACAGAGATTAATTTAAAATGTCATTTTCAGCCAAACTAGGTCTAATTTATAGGAGTAACTAAATCGAAAGAAGAAGACAGCTAATTAATTTCAAAAAGCAATACTTGATTCACCATTGCTTTTAGCTTCTAAAATATTTCACACTTGAAAACCTATGAACACTATTACAGATTACTCATATCTATAAACTTgatataattaaaaaaagaaattaatgACATCTACTCCGTGTTCATACTttttttggagatgaagaaggaTCAAAAACAGAGCAAAACTCAAACCTATTATTAGCTTCCATTTTTTCCACAACAAAATGACCCAATAATTCCTTCGTTTCAACCAAATTCTCACTGCATAAAAACTCTTCACTGCAAATTCTTTCAACATCTCTATCAATTTCGTGTACAAACACATGTGTTTTACCCGAATTACCCTTTTTACTCCTTGCAAATACACCAGCTGTATATATCGCCGTCATCCTTCCCGGAGCCTTAGCGGAAAATCCACGTGGCCCATCTATTAAAATCACATCCCACGCCACGTCATATATGTGATTTGGTAAATCGTTAATGCCCAATTTACAGTCTGAAAAAAGAAGATTTTGCACTGGTTT
The sequence above is a segment of the Lycium barbarum isolate Lr01 chromosome 6, ASM1917538v2, whole genome shotgun sequence genome. Coding sequences within it:
- the LOC132599013 gene encoding uncharacterized protein At4g06744-like, which codes for MKILYFFIIFPILNNINCQLLPPLPALNLTFLDQTLALIFPIIQNFKNAITLDPLGVTISWTGPDICNYKGFYCDNPPHNSSAISLAAIDFNGFQLSAPTLDGFIDQLPDLAIFHANSNNFSGIISSKISQLPYLYELDLSNNQFMGTFPMSILNIETLTFLDIRYNLFTGIIPAQIFLQSLDALFLNNNNFIQKLPDNLGSTTAFYLTLANNKFDGPIPRSIGQAPKLLEILLLNNLLSGCIPYELGLLKKAIVIDVGFNKLTGPLPCSLGCLESVEQLNFAGNLLSGMVPEVVCSLKNLVNFTLSSNYFTEVGPLCRGLIKNGVLNVEKNCIFGLPNQRSFAECAVFRRQIKLCPLQKSLSIIPCNISEFSPHRPPRAERHLISYSALSKHKKLY